The window GCGCTGTCGTCATCAAGATCCAGAGCCACGACATCGTGCACAAGTCCGACGTGGGCGGCGTGGTCCTGAACCTCGACAGTCCGGAAGCGGTGCGCGAGGCCGCGAGCGCAATGCTGGCGCGGGTGCGCAACCGGCGCCCCGAAGCGGAGATAGAAGGCATCCTCGTCCAGCCGATGGTGCGGCGGCCGCATGCCCGCGAAACGATCATGGGACTCTCGGACGACCCGATGTTCGGTCCCGTCGTGCTGTTCGGCGCGGGCGGCGTCTCGGTTGAGGTGGTGAAGGACACGGCGCTGGGCCTGCCGCCGCTGACCATGGACCTCGCTCACGACATCGTGGCGCGCACGCGCGTCTCCCGCGTGCTGGAGGCCTACCGCGACACGCCCGCCGCGGACCGGCAGGCACTCGCCTTCACGCTGGTCAAGCTCGCCCAGCTCTCCGCCGACCTGCCGGAGGTGCGGGAGGCCGATCTCAACCCGGTGCTGGCGGGTCCCCATGGCGTGATCGTGCTGGATGCGCGCATCTCGGTGAAGGCGGAAGCCTGCGCCAGGGGGGTCGGCGCGTCGAACCCGCGCTTCGCGATTCGCCCCTACCCGCGCGAACTGGAGCGGACGCTGACGCTGGAGGGCGGCTGGCAGGTGTTCACCCGGCCCGTGCGCCCCGACGACACGCCCCTCGTACAGGCCTTCCTGGACCGCATCTCGCCGGAGGACCTGCGCCAGCGCTTCTTCGGTCCGGTGAAGACGGTGCCCGCGAGCTTCACCTCGCGCCTGACGCAGATCGACTACGACCGGGTGATGGTGTTCCTCGCCCTAGACGAGGGAACGGGCCAGGTCCTGGGTACGGTGCAGGTGCACCGCGAGCCAGGTACAAACCGGGCGGAATACGCGATCCTCGTCGGCTCCAACCTCAAGGGCAAGGGCCTCGGCTGGGCGTTGATGAGCATGATGATCGGCTACGCCCGCGACATCGGGCTGGAGGAGGTCCACGGGGAGGTGCTGCGGGACAACACCACGATGCTGCGCATGTGCACGGAACTGGGCTTTTCCGTCGCCGCGCTGCCGGGCGACCCGACCATTGCGCACGTCACCCTGCCCATCGCCGAGACCCGGTCGGGATAGCCCCAATGCAGATTGCGCGGCGTAGATGCAGCCCATCCAACCGCCTGCAGCGCTGGCCACAATCGTGTTTGTGTCCTAAATATGAGCGTGTCCTCACCTGTCGCCGGCGGCGAGGGTGCGGACGGGAGCGTGCTGCATGACGCGGGCGCCATGAAGACAGGACCTTTTGGTACGATGGACGTCGCCGAGGTAATCTTGCCCAGCCCCAATCCCGAGGTCATGGCAACACATGCGCGCGAGGCGCGCGATTTTCTGAAAGCCCTGGCACACGAAAGCCGGCTTATGATCCTGTGCATGCTGTGCCGCCGCGAGATGACAGTGGCGGAACTGTGCGCTGCGCTGGACCAACGACAGCCGGCCGTGTCGCAGCAACTGGCCCGGCTGCGCGAGGAAAACCTCGTGACGATCCGCCGGGAGGGCAAGCACATTCACTACTCCATCGCCAGCGAGGATGCCCGCACCGTGGTCTCCCTGCTGTACGATATCTTCTGCAAGCCGGCTGAAAAGGACGGCTGCTGAGGCACGCTGGCAAGGCGCGCGCAATTTCTCTAAGGTCCGGGCCGGCGGTCCGCATCGGGGCGGCGCCTGCCCGAGCCACGGAGTCCGGTCGCCCGCATGTGTGGTTTTCTCTTCGCGCTGCACCGTAACCGCCCGGTCGACCGCGCCCGGTTCGAGGCGGCGTTCGCCACCATGCGCCACCGGGGACCGGACGCCCATCAGATCGCCTATGAGACACTGACCCTCGCCACGCCGGAGGGCCCCGCCATCCTCCACGTGGGTGCCGGGCATCACCGGCTCGCCATCCTCGACCTCGACCCGCGCTCCAACCAGCCCTTCGTCCGGGAGGGGCGGATGCTGCTCTACAATGGCGAGATCTACAATTTCGCCGACCTCAAGGACGCCCCGGACACATACGAAACGACCGGCGACACCGAAGTGCTTTTCCGCGCCCTGTGCGAGCGGGGAACAGACGCGCTCGGCGCCATGAACGGCATGTGGGGGTTCGCCTTCCTCGACCCGCATTCGGGTACGCTGATCGCGGCGCGCGACCGGCACGGCAAGAAGCCGCTGTTCTTCTACCGCGACGCGGACACGCTCTGCGTCGCCTCCACAATCGCCGCCATCGCCAGCTACCTGGACCGCCCGCCGGTGTTCGAGGACGCCATCCTCGACGCCTATCTCGCCCATGGCGCGGTGTTTCCGGGCGGCGGCTTCGGAACGCACATCCGCGGCATCGGGCAGGTGCCGCCGGGCGGCGTGCTGCGCGTGAGCTTTCGCGACTGGACCTTTCAGGAGGATCGCTGGTTCCGGCTGGAGGAACATGTGGCGGGCACGCCCCCGCGGCAGGAGGACCTGCCGGGACTGATCGCGGACGCGGTGCGCCTGCGCCTCGTCTCGGACCGCAAGGTGGGGCTGCTGCTGTCGGGCGGGGTGGACAGTTCCATCGTGCTGGCCGCGCTGTACGCCCAG is drawn from Futiania mangrovi and contains these coding sequences:
- a CDS encoding ArsR/SmtB family transcription factor, coding for MDVAEVILPSPNPEVMATHAREARDFLKALAHESRLMILCMLCRREMTVAELCAALDQRQPAVSQQLARLREENLVTIRREGKHIHYSIASEDARTVVSLLYDIFCKPAEKDGC